In Jeotgalibaca arthritidis, a single genomic region encodes these proteins:
- the glmM gene encoding phosphoglucosamine mutase: MGKYFGTDGVRGQANSELTPELAFKLGRYGGHVLKEHAPEIEKPLVLVGRDTRISGQLLEHALIAGLLSVGIEVMQLGVITTPGVAYLTRIQGAVAGVMISASHNPAEDNGIKFFGADGFKLSDDQEYEIEAYLDAEGDDLPRPSSAGLGTVDEYNEGILKYIQYLQTTIADDLSGLTVCLDGAHGAASPIVNRLFADLETDFYTMGVKPNGININDGVGSTHPEQLQEFVKDKGADIGVAFDGDGDRCIAVDENGEIVDGDKIMFICGKFMKSRSELKQNTIVSTVMSNLGFHKAVEGEEMVALKTQVGDRYVVEEMRKNDYNFGGEQSGHIVFLDYNTTGDGLLTAIQLMYVMKATGKKLSELAAEVTIYPQELVNIRVTNKDGVMDIPAVKEVIEQVEADMDGKGRILVRPSGTEPLLRIMAEAETDEKTHEFVTRIADVVRNEIGLD, from the coding sequence ATGGGTAAGTATTTTGGAACTGATGGTGTTAGAGGACAGGCAAATAGCGAACTAACGCCTGAATTGGCTTTTAAACTGGGACGTTACGGCGGACATGTCTTAAAGGAACATGCACCAGAAATTGAAAAACCACTTGTATTAGTAGGTCGCGACACGCGTATCTCAGGGCAATTATTGGAGCATGCATTAATCGCAGGCTTATTGTCTGTGGGGATTGAAGTCATGCAACTTGGCGTTATTACGACACCAGGTGTTGCTTACTTAACGCGTATTCAAGGAGCAGTTGCCGGAGTTATGATTTCGGCATCACATAATCCAGCTGAAGATAACGGTATTAAGTTCTTTGGAGCTGATGGCTTCAAATTATCAGATGACCAAGAGTATGAAATCGAAGCTTATCTGGATGCAGAGGGTGATGATTTACCACGTCCATCATCAGCAGGTTTAGGAACCGTTGATGAATATAACGAAGGTATTTTGAAATACATTCAATACTTGCAAACAACGATTGCTGATGATTTATCAGGTTTAACGGTTTGCTTAGATGGCGCACATGGTGCAGCTTCACCAATCGTTAACCGTTTGTTTGCTGATTTGGAAACAGACTTCTATACAATGGGAGTTAAGCCAAACGGCATAAACATTAATGATGGTGTTGGTTCAACACATCCAGAACAACTACAAGAATTCGTCAAGGACAAAGGGGCAGATATTGGGGTTGCCTTTGATGGCGACGGGGACCGTTGTATCGCTGTAGACGAAAATGGGGAAATTGTCGATGGGGACAAAATCATGTTTATTTGTGGTAAGTTTATGAAATCAAGAAGCGAACTGAAACAAAATACGATTGTTTCAACAGTGATGAGTAACTTAGGGTTCCATAAAGCTGTTGAAGGAGAAGAAATGGTTGCTTTGAAAACACAAGTTGGTGACCGTTACGTTGTTGAAGAAATGCGTAAAAATGACTACAACTTTGGTGGCGAGCAGTCAGGTCACATCGTTTTCCTAGACTACAATACAACAGGTGATGGCCTATTAACAGCTATTCAATTGATGTATGTTATGAAAGCAACCGGTAAAAAGCTATCTGAATTAGCAGCTGAAGTAACGATTTACCCACAAGAACTTGTTAACATCCGTGTAACAAACAAAGATGGCGTAATGGATATTCCAGCGGTTAAAGAAGTCATTGAGCAAGTTGAAGCTGACATGGATGGTAAAGGTCGTATTTTAGTTAGACCAAGTGGAACTGAACCACTACTTCGTATTATGGCGGAAGCTGAAACAGATGAAAAAACACACGAATTTGTGACGCGCATCGCAGATGTGGTTCGTAACGAAATTGGATTAGACTAA
- a CDS encoding LacI family DNA-binding transcriptional regulator: MATIHDVARESGFSIATVSRVLNNDPNLSVTDATRSKIHDSALKLGYQKKTLQPIIKNVAFLYWITEKDELKDIYFRSMREELEQQAVDNNIELRMYTMEDGVESLPKSTKGFVAVGAFTQKEIAHLQSVTQNGVFLDSSPAASSFDSVRPDLDEMTQTAIQFFREKGHEKIGFIGGTFHDRNDDTEKMDFRERQFRYYMAEAGLLNEDYIFVQRGFSFQTGIELMDRAIDQLADDLPTAFFIAADPIAIGCLQVLNERNIPIPNRVSLISVNNLNMTKYLSPPLTTFDIDMKEIVKNGLQMLKEQILEKRQVRKKLFIEAELIVRKTTE; encoded by the coding sequence ATGGCGACTATACACGATGTTGCAAGAGAATCTGGCTTTTCAATAGCAACTGTTTCAAGAGTATTAAATAACGATCCTAATTTATCGGTGACAGATGCAACCAGAAGTAAAATTCATGATTCTGCCTTAAAACTTGGCTACCAAAAGAAAACGCTACAGCCAATTATTAAAAATGTTGCATTTCTATACTGGATTACTGAGAAAGACGAATTAAAAGATATTTATTTTCGATCTATGCGCGAAGAATTAGAACAACAAGCAGTTGACAATAATATTGAACTGAGGATGTATACCATGGAAGATGGGGTAGAGAGCTTGCCCAAATCGACCAAAGGCTTTGTGGCAGTGGGTGCCTTTACTCAAAAAGAAATTGCCCATCTCCAATCCGTTACGCAAAATGGCGTGTTCCTAGACTCGTCTCCAGCCGCATCGTCCTTTGATTCTGTCAGACCGGATTTAGATGAAATGACGCAGACTGCTATTCAGTTTTTTAGAGAAAAAGGGCACGAAAAGATAGGCTTTATCGGTGGGACCTTCCACGACCGCAATGATGATACCGAGAAAATGGATTTTCGTGAGCGGCAATTTCGTTACTATATGGCAGAGGCAGGCTTACTGAATGAAGATTATATTTTCGTTCAAAGAGGCTTCTCCTTCCAAACGGGAATTGAGCTAATGGACCGTGCGATTGACCAGTTAGCGGATGACTTGCCAACAGCCTTTTTTATCGCTGCTGACCCGATAGCAATTGGATGTCTGCAAGTGTTAAACGAGCGAAATATCCCAATCCCCAACCGTGTTAGCTTAATTAGCGTCAACAATCTCAATATGACGAAATACCTGTCACCGCCACTGACGACATTTGATATTGATATGAAGGAAATCGTCAAGAATGGCTTGCAAATGTTAAAAGAACAGATTCTTGAAAAGCGTCAAGTTCGTAAAAAGCTCTTTATTGAAGCGGAGCTCATTGTTCGAAAAACAACAGAATAA